A genomic segment from Sulfuritalea hydrogenivorans sk43H encodes:
- the fliM gene encoding flagellar motor switch protein FliM codes for MSQDFLSQEEVDALLKGVTGESDEAPAEAETGDVKSYDLGRQERIVRGRMPTLELINERFARYLRIGMFSYMHRSTEISVGPIKVQKYSEFIRNLVVPTNLNLIQAKPLRGTGLVVFDPNLVFLVVDNMFGGDGRFHTRVEGRDFTATEQRIIQGILGVVFEEYQRAWAPVYPLTFEFVRSEMNTQFANIATPSEVIVSVTFTIELSGTTAEMHFCLPYSMVEPIRDVLYSTMHSEQASSDKRWTGTLTRQLQTAEVELVARLGSASATVNDIVEMKVGDVIPISIDPMVPVSVNGVPVLECRYGVRNGQYALKIERFLAEEEV; via the coding sequence ACCGGCGAATCGGACGAGGCACCCGCCGAAGCCGAGACCGGGGATGTCAAGAGCTACGACCTTGGTCGGCAGGAAAGGATCGTGCGCGGCAGGATGCCGACGCTCGAACTGATCAATGAACGGTTCGCGCGCTACCTGCGTATCGGAATGTTCAGCTACATGCACCGCAGCACGGAAATCTCGGTCGGGCCGATCAAGGTGCAGAAGTACAGCGAGTTCATCCGCAACCTGGTGGTGCCGACCAACCTGAACCTGATCCAGGCCAAACCCTTGCGCGGCACCGGTCTGGTCGTGTTTGATCCCAATCTGGTGTTTCTCGTGGTCGACAACATGTTCGGCGGCGACGGGCGCTTCCATACCAGGGTCGAGGGTCGCGATTTCACCGCCACCGAGCAGCGCATCATCCAGGGGATCCTGGGTGTTGTCTTCGAGGAATACCAGAGAGCCTGGGCGCCGGTATATCCACTGACGTTCGAGTTTGTCCGGTCGGAAATGAACACGCAGTTTGCGAACATCGCAACGCCTTCCGAGGTGATTGTTTCGGTCACATTCACCATAGAACTCTCGGGCACTACCGCCGAAATGCACTTCTGCCTGCCTTACTCGATGGTTGAACCCATTCGCGATGTGCTCTACAGCACCATGCACAGCGAGCAGGCTTCGTCCGACAAGCGCTGGACCGGCACCTTGACACGTCAGTTGCAGACCGCCGAAGTGGAACTGGTGGCCAGGCTTGGCAGCGCCAGTGCGACGGTTAACGACATTGTCGAAATGAAGGTTGGAGACGTGATTCCGATCTCGATTGATCCAATGGTGCCGGTCTCGGTCAACGGCGTCCCGGTGCTGGAATGCCGTTACGGAGTGCGCAATGGGCAGTACGCACTCAAGATCGAGCGCTTTCTCGCCGAAGAAGAGGTCTAG